Genomic window (Polaribacter batillariae):
TGAATAATTTAAGAAAAGAAAACGCCGAAAAAATTAAAAATAAAGAAGCAGCTATTGCAACATTAATAGAAAATCAGAAAAACTACGAAAGCAAAACACAGCCTATTATTACAAATTTTGACGGTTTGATGGCAAGAATTAATGCTTTAAACAAATTGCCTTGGTTTACTTCTTTCTTTATTTTCTTGTTGTTTTTAGCAATTGAAACCTCACCCATTTTCGCCAAATTAATTTCTCCAAAAGGCGAGTATGATTTTAAATTAGAAGGCGAAGAAACTGCTGTAAAAACATGGGTAAAACAACAAGTAAACCAAAGAAATGAATTGTTACAAGCAGATATTGCTATTAACAAAAAAGTGTATGAAGATATTGCCACAGAGGAAGAAATATATGCTTATAAACAAAAAATGGCTCGTGATTTAATGAAATTGCAAGCTGATTCTTTTTATAAAAAACAACAAAAAATGTTGTAATGATAGTTATTGACAAACAGGTGCATTAGCGATTGTAGCATTTGTTTGAGCTCTTTTTCTTTTTCAGAAAAAAAGCGAGTTCCTTTCGACTTTGCTCAAGATAAACTCCAAGCGAGACCTGAAAGGAAACGCCCAAATAGTACTATTCTTTATCAGCCATTTTTTTTACATAATCTGTAATAATTACAATTTGAGTTGAGCCTACTCTACCTTCAATATATTTTTCATTTTCGTGGTCTAATGAAATTCTGCGAACTGCAGTTCCTTGTTTGGCAACCATACTAGAGCCTTTTACTTTTAAATCTTTGATTAAAACTACAGAATCTCCTGCTTGTAAAATAGCGCCATTGGCATCTCTGTGAATTATTTTTTCGCTTTCGTCTAAATGATCTCCAGATTCTTTTGCGAAACGTACATCATCATCTTCTAAATACATCATGTCTAACAAATCTTTTGGCCAACCTTCGTTTTTTAAACGAGATAACATTCTCCAAGCAACTACTTTTACAGCTCTAAATTCGCTCCACATAGCATCGTTTAAACAACGCCAATGATTTACATCTGTATTTTCTGGATTTTCAATTTGATCGATACAAGTTTCACAAGCCAACAAACTACCATCAACACCACCTGTAGATGTTGGTTTTACTTCGTAAACAGCTAAATTATTGGTTGCAGCACAGAGTTCGCATTTAGCTCCACTTCTGTTTTCTAAATCTTGTTGTAAGCTCATTTCTTTGGGTAAATAATTTGGTTCAAAGCTACATCAAATTTATGAATATCTTTAATTTTTGAAATCGGTTTAAAAAAATTAATTCCAATTGTTTTTACGGTAGGTTTGCATTCGGCTAAAAAACCATCGTAAAATCCTTTTCCATAGCCAACTCTGTAGTTATTTTCATCAGAAATTAGCATAGGCACAAAAACTAAATCTATTTCTTTGGGGTGTATTTCTTTTGCATTTACAGGCTCTGGAATTCCCCAAGAATTAACTTCTAATTGGGTGTTTTTATCGAGAATAAAATGTTGTAATGTATTGTTATCGAAATCGCATTTACTCACTACGATTGTTTTGTTATTTTTATTTAAAAAATTGATAATGGGTTGTGTGTTAATTTCATCGTATTTTCTGATAGTTAAAAAAAGATGAACAACCTGTATTTCAGAAAAATTCAATTCAAAAATTTGATTGTAAATTTCTTGCTCCATTTCTAATTTTTGATTTGGAGATAATTCTTTTCTTTTTGCTTTATATATTTTTCGAAGTTCTTTTTTAAACATTTTTTATTGAATTTCTAATGAAGTAAATCGAAAACTATTTCCATCAAACAACCCTTTGTCAGACAGTTTTAAAGAAGGAATTACCAACAAAGCCATAAACGACAAACTCATGTAAGGAGCTCGTAATTTACTACCCATTTCTTTAGCCATTTTATCTAATGCTGCATACGTTTTTCCAATTTCTTGAGCAGATTTGTCACTCATAATTCCTGCAACTGGTAATGGAACAATTTTTTCGTCGGATGAATTTACAGCACAAACTCCTCCTCTATTTTCAATAATTAAATTTACAACTTTACAAATGGCTTCGTCAGAAACACCAACTGCAATAATATTGTGCGAATCGTGCCCAACTGAACTTGCAATGGCACCTTCTTTTAATCCGAAGTTTTTGATGAATGCAATTGCTGGTTTTTCATTTTTATAACGATTTACAACCGTTATTTTTAAAACATCCTTTTTTGTATTCGAAACTAAATTGCCATCCAGAATTAAACTTTTTGCTTCGATTTGATTGGTAACTAATTCGCCATCTAAAGCTTCAATAACTCTAATTTTTTCTGCTGATGATTCAAATCTAAAATCTTGTATTTTCTTTTTGTTTATGTTAAAATGATTCAACACTTCAAAATCTACATTTTTAACAAAAGATTTTCCGTTTTTAGCGACCAATTCTCCATTAATATAGGTTTCTAAAACTTTGAATTTTTGTAAATCTTCCACAACAATAAAATCGGCAGTATCTCCGGTTTGTAATAAACCAACGTCTA
Coding sequences:
- a CDS encoding 5-formyltetrahydrofolate cyclo-ligase produces the protein MFKKELRKIYKAKRKELSPNQKLEMEQEIYNQIFELNFSEIQVVHLFLTIRKYDEINTQPIINFLNKNNKTIVVSKCDFDNNTLQHFILDKNTQLEVNSWGIPEPVNAKEIHPKEIDLVFVPMLISDENNYRVGYGKGFYDGFLAECKPTVKTIGINFFKPISKIKDIHKFDVALNQIIYPKK
- a CDS encoding PhnA domain-containing protein, which produces MSLQQDLENRSGAKCELCAATNNLAVYEVKPTSTGGVDGSLLACETCIDQIENPENTDVNHWRCLNDAMWSEFRAVKVVAWRMLSRLKNEGWPKDLLDMMYLEDDDVRFAKESGDHLDESEKIIHRDANGAILQAGDSVVLIKDLKVKGSSMVAKQGTAVRRISLDHENEKYIEGRVGSTQIVIITDYVKKMADKE